Genomic DNA from Parambassis ranga chromosome 5, fParRan2.1, whole genome shotgun sequence:
AATGGCATTTATGTAGGAAAGCAAATATTTCCCCAAAATATTGAAACTTGTCCATCTACTGTCAAATGTaattacttaaaggtagggtaggagattttttactgatgcactttttgttaaattagtgtaacttctccttataatccaatagcaaccaattagtttggcagtttggcattaaaacgaagaatattaatcatctgtggaagctataaaatgctaaaaacatcagccaatcctccggggtgaccctggttgtcactctctccctgctctgcgcgcaccagagaggtacgtgcatgatggccgaagtcacagaccgcagctcgtcttcaggtaatgcgtgtccatgtgattggaggcgtggcttcggggagagctccgagagaaaggggcatgtgtttactttcgaaatctcgctgactcactgagttttcaaaatctcctaccctacctttaatttgcAAACATTAATTCGCCGTCAAGTCAAGCTGAAGGATACTGGGTCTTAACCCTCCACCTGATGTATCATTAGTGTGTGACTGCAGGCAGACAGCGTCACAGTGTGTTCAGGaagtctgtcagagctgtgtgCCAGGTGTCTGGGTCATCCAGGTAACAGGGGTGACCCGCTCCCCTCATCACCACCACTGTGTGATTGGGCAAACTGTTGAGGTTACGCAGCGACACTTCTCCGAGCTGAGTGTCCTGCTCTCCATAAACGATCAGCGATGGCacctacacacagaaacaaaagtgatgacactgatttattttaacacaaacCCATAGTTAAATGAATTTTACAGATGAGCTACATTTTACTGTAGGTTTTAAAAAAGCTAGTGGTcttgtgaaaagaaaaaactttttatttttattaggtTGATTGCTTTCAACCAGGTCTGTAAATTTTTAAAGTTTACACAGCCAAACATCAACTGCTATAAATAACACTGTGCTAAAACATGCGTGTGTGTCTACACTGGACACAAGACATTGTGCTGACCTCCATGTAGTCAAGAAACTTCTGGGTTGTGTTGAAGTCTGGTGAATGTTTTCAGGGAGGATGTTAGCCCTGACTACCAGTGAGTGGCCCCACAGAGACACTGACTTACCAACATGGCTGACCTTGTCACCTGTGCTAAGAGGCTTTTTTGCAGTACTTACAACTTTTACATGAGACTCCTGACCATATGTGCACCAGACAAATGATTTGCCACCTACACTTTTGTGTCCGACGTGGTCAGAAAACTGACTGTATGACACTACTGTAcagtacataaataaaattgaatagAGATACCTTTACACTGCGGTACTGCTCTGCTGTGAATTTGTCGGTGCAGATAGGAGCCACAGGGACATAGGCCCGTATCAGATGCTGATGCTccaggaggaaggggagggagtACATCCCACTGAGGGACGGGCTGATCACCACCACCGGGCTCAGGCTCAGCTGCTCACACACCTCCTTCAGGAAACATGCCGGGGCCAGTTCTCCGATCGCTGCTGGGGCCTTGGCTGACTTGGACCGACCCAGTTCTTTGGACAAATGGACAAAAAGGAAACATGAGACGAGAGGAAGACCAGAACAGCAAGTAAGGAACAAGatcaaagatttaaaaaaaaaaaaggcctaaAAACCAGTACTGATATATTACCTATAGTTATAGGCACGATTAACAGTATCAGTGAACAGGTGATAAATCACAGAAAGGGGCCTTCAGGAGTCACAGTCTGTTTTGCATCGCTGCCCATCCACAGTTGTATGAAGTATTGACAAGTCTGTTCCCTCCAGACTCACCTGGCAGGTCAATGGCGACGGCACGGCATCCAGCTTTGGCTAAAGTCTCCAGAGTGCCAATGTTGAGCCAGTTTTCTGATGAGAAACGGATGCCATGAAGAAGTAAAACTGACATCCTCGCATCTCCTGAGGTGGGTTCACTCTGTCTGTAGAACAGCGGTGCTGTGCAGCCCTCCACCTGCACACTGCCCTCAGTCATCTTCACAGCCGACATCCTGAGCCCACATAAACAGACAAGTCACACAATCTATTGTATTAAAACACTGTTTCTTCGTGCAAATATTGGAAGCAACCAGGTTCAAGACAGCTAAGACTATAGGGATGAATGAAAGACAAAGACTAATAAAAACCATGAATAAACCTGCtgtttatgtttacatttcCTCTTTCCCACATCTTCTTAATAAAGTTTTTGAATATTAGAAAAGCAGGTCACGCATTTCTTCATAAGCTTCTTATCACGATGATGGAGATGGTTTCTCAAACAAAAAGGAGGATGACCCAGTTTCTACTTTGATTTTCCACAGCATTAAGTCAGGTCAGAGTACcacaaacaagaaagaaaaaatcaaCCAtccaaaaaatgttttctttttactgcGCTGAAACTGATCCTCTTAAAAGaatcaacagcagcagaaatgtcactCTTTATAGTTTCCCCCGTACCGAGACATGGGTGAAAAAGATTAATAAATCTGTTATGCTGCAAAAAGCGGGTAAGCAAGTTTGTACATTAAAAGGTTGGAGTTGTGAAATATCCGTTTCGGTTTTTATAATAATAGATAATAatgttttagtttatttttaaaacacaagaaaatggCTACCCTAAAGTAAAGTAGGTAAACGTAGGCTCTTGATTAGCGTAAATGTTCAATGCCGCACAGAGCAGGTAAGCTAGTTTACAAAGTAATATGTCACGCTTGTGCTTTACTTTACTATGATAATATACACTGAAAATGCCAACGCAATGTAACTGTAAGTCGACTTGTCTCCATTTAGTGGTTTGTTTAACCACTACACCTGATAGCTATTATGCTAATActatgctaacaatgctaataaGGTAATCTGCAGTTAGCTATTCATTCAGCTAACTGTGTAGCTGCAGGTGTTCCACTGATCTTTGATGGGTTCTGTTGGTTTTAACAATTAAAGTGTATTCTGATTACCTCATGTACACAAACTGTAACTAAATATAATTATTTTGCGTTTAATATGCATATTTCCTCCGAGTTTTAGTTCGTGTTACAAACTTTTAGACAATACTGCTTTTAAAATGATTactcagtgtgtttttactgaATGTTTGACACAAAGCAACTTTCTCCCTGAACAGTATATGAGTATAATGTAAATACTATATTATTAGTCGTCAACAACAACCTTTTGAATGCAGAATAatctatatatttatttaagcaCACATTGTGTTAGTATGTCTAATCGCCGTGTGTTTATAAACATCCACTCAGTCCGTAATCAGTTTGCAGTGTTTTCTGTTTAACAGCTGGCAGGTTGAACAGTCTGATCAAAGTCCACGTTAGatcattttatttgtaatatCGAGCTCTCGGTGCTCTGTGCCACAAACACGGAGACTAAAAACActcttctgcttcttcctcttcttacCTGGCCGCTGGTGGTGAAAGCTGAAAtgcaaaataaagcagcagagtgagTCCTGGAGCGGCTGTAGTTTCACTTTATTTCCCGGaaaaacaggagaaaggagaaaacctctggaaatgattgtagTGACGCCTAGCGTCTGTGTGGAGAAGTGCTTCAGTTGTAGCAGCACTGTTAAATCCTGATGATTATTGCAGTGAATGCGGGTtaaatgtgcacaaacacagcttCTCTGATTAGGAGTttgaatttagaaaaaaaaggatgagcATGACCAGGGACTGATGTGCCATTCTTCATTAATGATTGATGCACTTATTGATCGGCTGTGTTTGAAGGACTGTTTGAGTAAAGGGCTCGGTGTTCCTCTGTGGGTAGTTCTGCTCAGGATTTATGCTTTCTGCACCCCGCTGGACTTTTGTAGGTGGGATTTTTGTGTCtgagttttgttgttttaacttTAAAGCTCACAGGAAGAAGGTTTTAGAGCAGAGATCTCACTCAGACCTCCATCAAGAGTCTTATCTTCCACAGCTACAAACAATGAAGCTGCTCCTGTACTGTGTTCTGCTGACAGTCAGAGTGGCCACTGGTAAGGATCATTTTCTGCTGTATGTGGCTTATTTCATTCTATCTGTTAGCATAAATAAATtagtttatttgtgttttaccACGTTCACAGCAGATCTAGAGGCTCTTAGGAGAGTAATTGACTTTGATATTGTAACATTTAAACtctaaatacaataaaatgcattattttCCATGTGTGAGAAGCTGTATTCTTACAGGTGTTTCTTGGTGGTAGTAATGGTctgtgtttttggtgttttgCTGTTCTAAACCAGTAACCCTGTCTTGGTCCAAAGGTtatatgtgtctgtgcagcctCGTGCCCACACCTATTAACTGGTATCTGTGAGCACCCAGATATCACCCTGACAGTTTGGTGTACTGAGTGTCTGTGGTTCTGCTTCTTGTGAGCAGGGTACCGCAGTCCTCTGAATGACTTTCAGCGCTCTGAGGGCAGAGAGCTCGTTCCCACCGCCTGGAACTCAGCTCGAGTGCAGATAATACCGGGTCTGATCCTGGAGGACTGTGCCACTCGCTGCTCACAGTCACTGGACTGCAGGTAAACACATTAATACACCATCCCCGGGCCCCCTGTCCTAATATATCCACGAGTTAACACACATTGGTGAGGCCGAATTTAGCTTCATGACATCCTCTTATTTGTGCCTGTACACCCACTGAATGAATGAGGACCTGTCAGTGTGAAGTGATGTGAATGTGTCTCTCAACATCAGGGCTTTTAACTACGAGACTCGTCCGACGGTCACCTGCAAACATCTGCCCTGGGTGGGTGACGGCAGCAATGCAGAGGTAAAGAGAAACGTCAACTGCGACTTTTATGAGAAGAAGGGTAAGACTCACCTGTGCTGACATCACTGACGCTACAGAGATCATTTGTGAATGACTTGGTGTTTGCTTTTGCAGTCTATGTAAGaaagtgcattgtgggtaaagGAGAGGACTACAGAGGGAAAGTCTTCACCACAAAAAGTGGACTTACCTGCCAACAGTGGTGGTCCAAGTTTCCTCACGACCACAGGTGACTCACACAGGAACTGAATCTGTCCATCAGCATAACTGATGTGTTTCAGCTTTAAAGTGCTCATTCAACTTTGaattaaacaaagtaaacaaagtgcatcagtctgtcacttACTGTGAGCTTGGCTGTTTGTCTCAGGTGGACTCCCACAGCCACGAATGGTCTGGAGTTGAACTACTGCAGGAATCCAGATGGGGATCGAATCGGTCCATGGTGCTATACCACTGACCCCGAAAGACGCTATGAAAGCTGCAATATCCCCCAGTGCAAAGATGGTACATCTGGTTAAATTCTATATGTCACCATGCTGTATGAGAAGGTGGGATGCTTTAATCTGAGGTCCTGAAAAGGTTTCCAGTCCTGTTCACGGCACATATAGAGACAGAGCTGATAGACAGAACAAATACTCGTCATATTGCTCACTGATttaagagacacaaaaacaaactagCTAGATAGCTTGTAGACAAATAAAGACACCACACTGTactgaaaatacaaaaaaaggatGGAGATTGAGTATATTTATCACCAgaaacaaaaattaaattaaattaaaactaaaTTCTACAGCTACAGCTGTTCAGCTACTTACCCGCTTATAGCCCATTTTGAGCGTTAACAACCCAGTGAAGTGTTTTTAAAGGGGCCAAGCACACTGTGTGTACAAATCCACTCCAACCCACgaaaataatcatttatttaGTTGGAAActctctgtatgtgtttatgtgtttttttacctGCAATGTGTTTAACTACACACAAAGAGAACCGATGGGGTTCACCTGCTGACAATAAGACGGTTACTTTGCCTTAAGAAGGTGGTGATTACAATAAAAGAACAGCCTGCAGCTTCCACACAATTAGCTCCAAGTTACAGAAATTTAGTTCCTTTCAAGGAGATTATCTGGAGCGATGGGAGCATTAAAATGAGGGTTTTCTATAAGTGTTGTGAGGCTCATCtcctgtgtgtgattgtgctCACAGAGGTGTGTATCACATGTAATGGAGAGGACTACAGGGGGCAGGTTGACCACACTATGAGCGGCAGAGAGTGTCAGAGATGGGACCAGCAGTATCCTCACCAGCACATCTACCAACCTGAAAAGTACGCATTTATTCAGCTGCCTCAtcacaaactgtgtgtttgcatattaTTTAGACACTTGTTCACTTGTATCTGTGTAAAAATACTTCATTCATGTGTTTCAGGTATCCTGATAAGAGTTTAGATGATAACTATTGTCGTAACCCTGACGCCTCTCCGGTGCCTTGGTGCTACACCACAGACCCTGAAGTGGAGCGGGAGAACTGTGAGATCAGCAAATGCAGTAAGATCTTATTGTTGTTGTAGCAACAATACTGATTgttgcacttttttattttttagtgaaACTTTCAAACGGGTTTTGGTCATAACATCTGAAGGTGCAGTTGATAGACAGAATTATTAATCAATTAACTGAGGGAGAAAACTGAGATATTATACAGAAATGAATGTTGTGCCGTAAATGTTTTGGGTTGGCTTTGTTTCTCCTGATTGTTGTTATTCTCCCAGGGTCCCTCTGGCCAAACAGGCAGCTAAATTAAACTGATTCCTGTCATATTCAGAGGCACTCAGAGTCTCATTAAGTTGCTGTAATTAAATCTAGAAAAATCACCTTTTTGCAAATGACTTCCCAAAACATTGGACATTTCAGGCTGATTCTCTTTGACTGGTGGCTGCAGTGTGCAGATGTTTGCCTGAGATTTAAATCCTTTGCTATCTCACTGGATTTCAGGGTCATTAAGggttaattaaaatgttttactcTAATTTGTTTCTCTTCATTCAGCTCCTGTTtgggttgtgtgttttttttactattgTATTGCTTTCATTTGGAGAAGTGGGTGATTATGTTTTACCTGattctttctaaaaaaaaaaaaaaagtagatacCAAGACTACACgtgaataaacacaaacaggccTTGCTGTTCTCTTTCAATAGAAGTTGTGCAAGATTACTCTTGCAATATGGGCATTTCCACTGAGAGCAGAGATCACTGGGGCAAAACATaactaataatataatagtgcCACCTTGTGGTCTTATAATAAAGAAAATTCCATTATTTCTTCAGCTTTCTAAGAGTCAACATGAAGCCATGAATGGCCACACTTGAACTGTTTTATTCTGGTATTCTGTGCTTTTGGTAAATTCCTAATGTCCTAattactgtgtgtatgtatgttgttttgttgaTCATCCTATCTCTGTGTATTTCGTTAAATGTGTAGACTCTACTGTACTGAAAGGTCTGTGTATCAAGCAGACTGCATGCTGGACCATGACTTGTTTCAAAGTAGCTGGAATAGTTGTGGAAATGGCCTTTAAATAATGACAACATAACATAAGCACAACACATTTTCGAGAGCAATCTGTATGATATTATTGCAGCATAAACCTGTTTCCTCTCCTCCGTCACTGACTTAAGTCTTGCCTCTGTTTTGTTCTCTAACCCACTCCTGTCTCCATCTTTCTAGCTGAAGTTCGCGTGGAGAAACGTCAGCGCTCCAGCTTGACCACAAACTGTTTCCGTGGTCGAGGGGAGGATTATCGCGGTAAAGTCAACGAGACAACGTCAGGTATCCCGTGCCAGCGATGGGATGCGCAGAGTCCACATGAGCATCCCTTCTACCCAAATACATATGAGTGCAAGTAAGTAGGTTCATGAAGGTTGAAGCTACTTCTTTTCCTGCTGGTTAGTTTGAAAGTGCAACATGAATATTATTGTAAAAATGTCAGTGAAATTTCATGCAGGCGTATTTCTCTGCTGACAGTTGACAGTAGATGATAAATGATCAGTGACTCCACATTAAAAACCAGGCTGCTCTCTGAGTGCCAATATAGATGTGAAATGAATATTAAACTTGTTTGTGACGCAGCAATCATTCATCATGCCAACATCAATTACTAGCCTTTAACTCCTTCATTTGTAGATGAAGCAACAGAATCAGTGTGTTATTTCAGTATAATTTTTATAGACTATCCAGAGTGTGTATGTCAGCAAGTGGTAGTTTAAAGCATCAGTGATGAATCTATGCACACGGTTTCCATCAGGGGTTTGGAGGAGAACTACTGCCGTAACCCAGATGGGTCAGAGGCTCCCTGGTGCTTCACGTCGGTGTCGGAGATGAGGACAGCTCTCTGTTTGCAGATCAAACGCTGTGCAGACGACATAGAGGCTGAGGGTACTCCTTATTCCCACTGGCATTATATGGTCATATCCAACATAATCCTGACATTTTGAGGCACCAACAATAATCAATGTTTTACTTATCAGACAATAAAGGTCATTTATGTGGCgtattaaaatgattaaaaataaacaaaaaaaaaaacactaaatttaCCCACTGCTCTAATCAATACTCCAGTAAATGGACTTTTGGTCTAATTCTGTCTAAGACTGCATTGTCCAATCCTCACTGCCagaggagggagacaaagaTTCTGCACTACAGCTTCAAATTAGCAGCATGCAATATACTACAATCAACATGTATGTGTTCATGAAAACTATCCTACATTACTAAATATGCTAAATTACCAGAAACATGAGAAACTTGACCTCAGTGTTTGCTTTGGCTCGACATGGGGGTACAGCATTAAAATGGTTTTCCATCCCATTTTGCCACTTTTACTGCCTACATGCTTTCTAAAGATAATAATGATGTTAATGCTTTGATTTTGCAGATTGCTAccaagaaaatggaaaaaactaCAGAGGCATCGTCCGCAAAACCCGCAAGGGCATCACCTGCCAGAGATGGAACGTTAACACGCCTCACCGCACCAAGTACAgtaatcacattttatttatttattttaagaaaatCATCTACATGTACATGTATGACAGAACTGATTATTACCTTCATATAGCCAAGCTGAGTCAAAATTCAAGGAGAAGGTCTCTTTGGGGCCTGCACTCgttttacaaaagaaaaattaaaagtatctttgtgtgcatgttccAGGATAAACCCGAGGACGCACCCTGACGCTAACCTGACCGAGAACTATTGTCGTAACCCAGATGGGGACCAGCATGGACCCTGGTGCTACACAACAGACCCTAAAACTGAGTTTGACTACTGTGCCATCAAACAGTGTGGTACAGATCTCTCTGTTTTAAcctttaagttttttttccttctctgtgttttaaaTTTGTATTTCATCTGTTAACAGCTGGAGAGAAAGTGTCTATGACTGAACCTGTAGGTTAGTGTGTGAATGAATATGATGCACATTTGTCAGTATTTACCACAAGTTTTAGAACATGTCACCTTTTGTGAAAACAGAGAAGGTGGAGTTCAGCGAGTGTGGAAAGAGAGATGACCGCATCCCGAGAACGATGTTGCGTATAGTGAATGGAGTTCCTGGGAACTCGCCGTGGACAGTAAGCCTCAGAGACAGGCGAGTGTGACAGCTGACAGCATTCATGAACAATAAAAGCAACAATCTGCAGAGCTGTGTataacctctgacctctctgtgtaCAGGAAAGGAAACCATTTCTGCGGAGGGTCTCTGGTTAACTCCAGATGGGTGATCAGCACCAAgcagtgtttttcctcctgGTATACTCAGTTCtctgatttgatgtgttttaaaatgtttcacattTTTAGAAGTAATTTTGAAGTAGTAAGTACAAGGTTATCTGCACAGTTCACACACATTTCCCTGTATGTGTGCCAAGCTACGTGGACCTGCCCGGGTACTCTGCCATGATGGGAACGCTGTTTCGTGATCCACAGGAAGGCGAGCCTGGTGTGCAAACCATCCCTCTCACCAAGATCGTCTGTGGGCCTTCTGAGTCGCAGCTCGTAATGCTACAACTGGAATAGTGTGTACTGTCAAGTGCCAacagggtgcacacacacacacacacacttatagaATAATGTCCCTCTGActccctcttctttctttctgcagccCGGCCCAGTTTAATGAGCGTATCTCTCAGATCTGCCTCCCTCCTGAGCGTTACATTGTAGCTGAGGGGACGATGTGTGAGATCGCAGGATGGGGTGAGACCAGAGGCAAGTATAATCCTTTGGAAATTATAGCATGACTCTGAATTCAGCACGCTTTCCTTTTGGAAACAATTAATTGATGACTTGCATTGTCACTTCTCTGtccatcttcttttttcattctCCATCTCTGAACAGGGACTGGGGATGAGACCGTGCTCAATGTGGCCCAAATACCCGTCCTTAGTAACAGAGAATGCAACAAATACTTCAGAGGTCGTGTACGTGAAAATGAGATGTGCACAAACTCTTTCCAGGGTGGAGTAGGTGCCTGTGAGGTAGGTGTACATGCAAAAATGTTTATTAGATATGTTGAAGTAGAAATGCCCATTGTCAgtatgaaacaaaaaaagggtCATAATAATACGAACTGACCAATTTAACTCTGTCAAGTATACCGATTACttgataaataaaaatgacttaTAGCTGTCTACTACTGAGTAAAcaaaagctatttataaataacatgttttaaaGTATGTAACGTAATACATGTATATGCAATATAATCTGTGGGCAATGTACCAGTTTTTCAACTTGGTTTGAACATGATAGTGTTACAAAGGATAATGTGGACTTTATTGTGCTGTTCATTTGAACTGGAAATGctgattttaatgtttaaacaAGTTAGCAAGCtttctgaaaactgatcaaccATGACCTCCAAGATGGCTCTTTGCACCAACATCAGTAAAGCTGCAGTCAAAGTGTGTTAGTTAGCGTTTTCGTTTTTTTAATGGGTTTTTTATATATGATGTGTAAAACAAGACATTTTGAAGTTGTATTCTATAACAGAAAATAACCCAGTAATGGTGTATAAGATTATACTTAAATAAAATAGGTCATGCAGAGGCAAGCCTGCTAAACATGGTTGTGCTGTAGTTGGTATATAGCCTGTTTACTCCTAATGCATTTATTAGACCTTTAAAATCATAAAGAAGAAGATTATCTTGCTGAACTGATAATAAACTTTTGCATATTCTAAAAGTTAATAAAACCAGAGAacctaaaaaaaagacattatcCCTGTGGCACGCTGCACCGTCTATTAGCACCTCTGTTTATTTATGTCTATTTAAATTGGCTATGTAATTGTTTGGACTTATATCTGTGCACTGTATCTATGCACAAATAATACAGTAGAGTAGC
This window encodes:
- the abhd14b gene encoding putative protein-lysine deacylase ABHD14B, with amino-acid sequence MSAVKMTEGSVQVEGCTAPLFYRQSEPTSGDARMSVLLLHGIRFSSENWLNIGTLETLAKAGCRAVAIDLPELGRSKSAKAPAAIGELAPACFLKEVCEQLSLSPVVVISPSLSGMYSLPFLLEHQHLIRAYVPVAPICTDKFTAEQYRSVKVPSLIVYGEQDTQLGEVSLRNLNSLPNHTVVVMRGAGHPCYLDDPDTWHTALTDFLNTL
- the mst1 gene encoding hepatocyte growth factor-like protein, producing MLSAPRWTFVGGIFVSEFCCFNFKAHRKKVLEQRSHSDLHQESYLPQLQTMKLLLYCVLLTVRVATGYRSPLNDFQRSEGRELVPTAWNSARVQIIPGLILEDCATRCSQSLDCRAFNYETRPTVTCKHLPWVGDGSNAEVKRNVNCDFYEKKVYVRKCIVGKGEDYRGKVFTTKSGLTCQQWWSKFPHDHRWTPTATNGLELNYCRNPDGDRIGPWCYTTDPERRYESCNIPQCKDEVCITCNGEDYRGQVDHTMSGRECQRWDQQYPHQHIYQPEKYPDKSLDDNYCRNPDASPVPWCYTTDPEVERENCEISKCTEVRVEKRQRSSLTTNCFRGRGEDYRGKVNETTSGIPCQRWDAQSPHEHPFYPNTYECKGLEENYCRNPDGSEAPWCFTSVSEMRTALCLQIKRCADDIEAEDCYQENGKNYRGIVRKTRKGITCQRWNVNTPHRTKINPRTHPDANLTENYCRNPDGDQHGPWCYTTDPKTEFDYCAIKQCAGEKVSMTEPVEKVEFSECGKRDDRIPRTMLRIVNGVPGNSPWTVSLRDRKGNHFCGGSLVNSRWVISTKQCFSSCYVDLPGYSAMMGTLFRDPQEGEPGVQTIPLTKIVCGPSESQLVMLQLEYPAQFNERISQICLPPERYIVAEGTMCEIAGWGETRGTGDETVLNVAQIPVLSNRECNKYFRGRVRENEMCTNSFQGGVGACERDYGGPLACQNRDCWVLEGVIIPMRRCGHPGQPNIFIRVSMYVDWIKKVMEMA